Proteins encoded by one window of Lathyrus oleraceus cultivar Zhongwan6 chromosome 1, CAAS_Psat_ZW6_1.0, whole genome shotgun sequence:
- the LOC127078932 gene encoding putative E3 ubiquitin-protein ligase RF298 isoform X2 — protein sequence MASLVASGSSQMSSSVSVQEKGSRNKRKFRADPPLGDPSKVIPSLQHEGLSYEFSAEKVEMTPCFGQVTASDLCSGSHDCSDGLKLDLGLSSPAIPSEVRHSHHKDELEVVESHGVDWSDHTETQLEGLLLSNLHTIFKSAIKKIVACGYTEDVATKAMLRPGICYGCKDTVSNIVDNTLNFLRNGQEFDPSREHYFEDLKQLQKYILAELVCVLREVRPFFSVGDAMWCLLICDMNVSYACAMDGDPLSSLYSDGVGDGCSSVQTESQSKVETKGPGLSLPSPCNTIPLGSQSEKSFVAENSQVPGGLLEKQVANSGFHPVDKSSSAFATSQFPLLQDKGGIVRKVHPSSTKRDYIFRQKSIHVEKGYRTYGSKGSSRGGKLSGLSGLILDKKLKSVSESTTINLKSASINISKAVGVDVTQDNLNTTRPSNEGQSTHTSFSLDPSDAISRAADSSSSEHEANAKPAVSGPPDALSATDTDLSLSLSSKSSSSKTPICCNHKGTSCVGIPYDKSMGQWLPQDRKDELILKMVPRVRELQNELQEWTEWANQKVMQAARRLSKEKAELKALRQEKEEVERLKKEKQCLEENTMKKLFEMENALGKAGGQVDRANTAVRKLEMENAALRKEMEIAKLRAAESATNFQDVSKREKKTQMKFQSWENQKSLIQEELMTEKNKLAQILTESKQVEAQAEQFEEKYHRLNGGRQQRKLKNFSHWPVL from the exons ATGGCATCACTGGTTGCCAGTGGGAGCAGTCAAATGTCTTCTTCAGTTTCTGTCCAAGAAAAAGGAAGTAGGAATAAGAGAAAATTCAGGGCTGATCCACCTTTGGGAGATCCAAGTAAGGTTATACCTTCACTTCAACATGAGGGCCTCAGTTATGAATTCTCTGCTGAAAAAGTTGAAATGACCCCATGTTTTGGGCAAGTCACAGCTTCTGACTTGTGCAGTGGTAGCCATGATTGTTCTGATGGTTTGAAGCTTGACCTTGGATTATCTAGCCCAGCAATTCCATCCGAGGTTAGGCATAGCCATCATAAGGATGAACTAGAGGTGGTTGAATCCCATGGGGTTGATTGGAGTGATCACACAGAAACTCAGTTGGAAGGACTTCTCCTGAGCAATTTGCATACCATTTTCAAGAGTGCAATAAAAAAAATTGTTGCTTGTGGCTACACTGAAGATGTTGCTACAAAGGCTATGTTAAGGCCTGGCATCTGTTATGGATGCAAAGATACTGTATCTAATATAGTTGATAACACATTGAATTTTCTAAGAAACGGCCAAGAGTTTGATCCTTCACGAGAGCATTATTTTGAAGATTTAAAGCAGCTTCAGAAGTATATCTTGGCTGAATTGGTTTGTGTTCTTCGAGAGGTTAGGCCATTTTTCAGTGTTGGTGATGCAATGTGGTGTTTGTTAATTTGTGACATGAACGTGTCCTATGCTTGTGCAATGGATGGCGACCCTCTAAGTAGTTTATACAGTGATGGCGTTGGTGATGGCTGTTCTTCTGTCCAGACTGAATCTCAATCGAAAGTGGAAACTAAAGGTCCTGGGTTGAGTCTTCCAAGTCCTTGTAATACAATTCCCCTGGGTTCCCAATCTGAGAAATCCTTTGTGGCGGAAAATTCTCAAGTTCCCGGTGGACTCTTGGAGAAACAGGTTGCTAATTCTGGATTTCATCCTGTTGACAAGTCATCTAGTGCTTTTGCAACCTCTCAATTTCCCCTGCTACAAGATAAGGGTGGAATTGTTAGAAAGGTCCACCCCAGTAGCACCAAGAGGGACTACATATTTCGTCAGAAGTCCATCCATGTGGAAAAAGGTTATCGGACATACGGGTCTAAAGGGTCTTCAAGAGGAGGGAAGCTGAGTGGCCTGAGTGGTTTAATCTTGGATAAAAAACTTAAATCTGTATCAGAATCTACTACCATAAACTTAAAGAGTGCATCCATAAACATAAGCAAGGCAGTCGGAGTTGATGTCACTCAAGACAATCTTAACACTACTCGCCCATCTAATGAAGGACAATCTACCCATACTTCATTTAGTCTGGATCCTAGTGATGCTATTTCTCGTGCAGCCGATTCTTCATCTTCAGAACATGAAGCAAATGCTAAGCCTGCAGTCAGTGGCCCTCCAGATGCATTATCAGCTACAGATACTGACCTTTCTCTTTCACTGTCTTCAAAAAGCAGTTCTTCTAAGACACCTATCTGCTGCAATCACAAGGGTACCAGTTGTGTTGGGATACCATATGACAAGTCCATGGGACAATGGTTGCCCCAAGATAGAAAGGATGAGCTGATTTTGAAGATGGTTCCGAGGGTTCGGGAGCTACAAAATGAGCTTCAAGAATGGACAGAATGGGCAAATCAAAAGGTGATGCAGGCTGCTCGTCGGTTGAGTAAGGAGAAGGCCGAGCTTAAGGCACTTAGGCAAGAGAAAGAAGAAGTTGAACGACTTAAAAAGGAGAAACAGTGTCTAGAAGAAAACACCATGAAAAAGCTTTTTGAGATGGAAAATGCCTTGGGTAAAGCAGGTGGACAAGTGGATCGAGCTAATACTGCAGTACGGAAGCTGGAGATGGAGAATGCTGCATTGAGGAAAGAGATGGAGATTGCTAAGTTGCGTGCGGCAGAATCAGCTACAAACTTTCAAGATGTCTCTAAGAGGGAAAAGAAGACCCAAATGAAGTTTCAATCATGGGAGAATCAGAAATCGTTGATACAGGAAGAGCTAATGACTGAAAAAAACAAATTGGCACAGATATTGACGGAATCAAAGCAAGTCGAAGCACAAGCGGAGCAATTCGAG GAAAAATATCACAGGCTAAACGGCGGCAGGCAGCAAAGAAAACTGAAGAACTTCTCTCACTGGCCAGTTCTCTAA
- the LOC127078932 gene encoding putative E3 ubiquitin-protein ligase RF298 isoform X1, which yields MASLVASGSSQMSSSVSVQEKGSRNKRKFRADPPLGDPSKVIPSLQHEGLSYEFSAEKVEMTPCFGQVTASDLCSGSHDCSDGLKLDLGLSSPAIPSEVRHSHHKDELEVVESHGVDWSDHTETQLEGLLLSNLHTIFKSAIKKIVACGYTEDVATKAMLRPGICYGCKDTVSNIVDNTLNFLRNGQEFDPSREHYFEDLKQLQKYILAELVCVLREVRPFFSVGDAMWCLLICDMNVSYACAMDGDPLSSLYSDGVGDGCSSVQTESQSKVETKGPGLSLPSPCNTIPLGSQSEKSFVAENSQVPGGLLEKQVANSGFHPVDKSSSAFATSQFPLLQDKGGIVRKVHPSSTKRDYIFRQKSIHVEKGYRTYGSKGSSRGGKLSGLSGLILDKKLKSVSESTTINLKSASINISKAVGVDVTQDNLNTTRPSNEGQSTHTSFSLDPSDAISRAADSSSSEHEANAKPAVSGPPDALSATDTDLSLSLSSKSSSSKTPICCNHKGTSCVGIPYDKSMGQWLPQDRKDELILKMVPRVRELQNELQEWTEWANQKVMQAARRLSKEKAELKALRQEKEEVERLKKEKQCLEENTMKKLFEMENALGKAGGQVDRANTAVRKLEMENAALRKEMEIAKLRAAESATNFQDVSKREKKTQMKFQSWENQKSLIQEELMTEKNKLAQILTESKQVEAQAEQFEAKRRQAAKKTEELLSLASSLKKEREQIEESGRAKEEMIKLEAEAELQRYKDDIQKLEKEVAQIRQKSDSSKIAALKRGIDGSYAGSWKDMKKGSTFDEPQNASISELVQKLNSFSMTGGGVKRERECVMCLSEEMSVVFLPCAHQVVCTKCNELHEKQGMQDCPSCRSPIQERISVRYMRT from the exons ATGGCATCACTGGTTGCCAGTGGGAGCAGTCAAATGTCTTCTTCAGTTTCTGTCCAAGAAAAAGGAAGTAGGAATAAGAGAAAATTCAGGGCTGATCCACCTTTGGGAGATCCAAGTAAGGTTATACCTTCACTTCAACATGAGGGCCTCAGTTATGAATTCTCTGCTGAAAAAGTTGAAATGACCCCATGTTTTGGGCAAGTCACAGCTTCTGACTTGTGCAGTGGTAGCCATGATTGTTCTGATGGTTTGAAGCTTGACCTTGGATTATCTAGCCCAGCAATTCCATCCGAGGTTAGGCATAGCCATCATAAGGATGAACTAGAGGTGGTTGAATCCCATGGGGTTGATTGGAGTGATCACACAGAAACTCAGTTGGAAGGACTTCTCCTGAGCAATTTGCATACCATTTTCAAGAGTGCAATAAAAAAAATTGTTGCTTGTGGCTACACTGAAGATGTTGCTACAAAGGCTATGTTAAGGCCTGGCATCTGTTATGGATGCAAAGATACTGTATCTAATATAGTTGATAACACATTGAATTTTCTAAGAAACGGCCAAGAGTTTGATCCTTCACGAGAGCATTATTTTGAAGATTTAAAGCAGCTTCAGAAGTATATCTTGGCTGAATTGGTTTGTGTTCTTCGAGAGGTTAGGCCATTTTTCAGTGTTGGTGATGCAATGTGGTGTTTGTTAATTTGTGACATGAACGTGTCCTATGCTTGTGCAATGGATGGCGACCCTCTAAGTAGTTTATACAGTGATGGCGTTGGTGATGGCTGTTCTTCTGTCCAGACTGAATCTCAATCGAAAGTGGAAACTAAAGGTCCTGGGTTGAGTCTTCCAAGTCCTTGTAATACAATTCCCCTGGGTTCCCAATCTGAGAAATCCTTTGTGGCGGAAAATTCTCAAGTTCCCGGTGGACTCTTGGAGAAACAGGTTGCTAATTCTGGATTTCATCCTGTTGACAAGTCATCTAGTGCTTTTGCAACCTCTCAATTTCCCCTGCTACAAGATAAGGGTGGAATTGTTAGAAAGGTCCACCCCAGTAGCACCAAGAGGGACTACATATTTCGTCAGAAGTCCATCCATGTGGAAAAAGGTTATCGGACATACGGGTCTAAAGGGTCTTCAAGAGGAGGGAAGCTGAGTGGCCTGAGTGGTTTAATCTTGGATAAAAAACTTAAATCTGTATCAGAATCTACTACCATAAACTTAAAGAGTGCATCCATAAACATAAGCAAGGCAGTCGGAGTTGATGTCACTCAAGACAATCTTAACACTACTCGCCCATCTAATGAAGGACAATCTACCCATACTTCATTTAGTCTGGATCCTAGTGATGCTATTTCTCGTGCAGCCGATTCTTCATCTTCAGAACATGAAGCAAATGCTAAGCCTGCAGTCAGTGGCCCTCCAGATGCATTATCAGCTACAGATACTGACCTTTCTCTTTCACTGTCTTCAAAAAGCAGTTCTTCTAAGACACCTATCTGCTGCAATCACAAGGGTACCAGTTGTGTTGGGATACCATATGACAAGTCCATGGGACAATGGTTGCCCCAAGATAGAAAGGATGAGCTGATTTTGAAGATGGTTCCGAGGGTTCGGGAGCTACAAAATGAGCTTCAAGAATGGACAGAATGGGCAAATCAAAAGGTGATGCAGGCTGCTCGTCGGTTGAGTAAGGAGAAGGCCGAGCTTAAGGCACTTAGGCAAGAGAAAGAAGAAGTTGAACGACTTAAAAAGGAGAAACAGTGTCTAGAAGAAAACACCATGAAAAAGCTTTTTGAGATGGAAAATGCCTTGGGTAAAGCAGGTGGACAAGTGGATCGAGCTAATACTGCAGTACGGAAGCTGGAGATGGAGAATGCTGCATTGAGGAAAGAGATGGAGATTGCTAAGTTGCGTGCGGCAGAATCAGCTACAAACTTTCAAGATGTCTCTAAGAGGGAAAAGAAGACCCAAATGAAGTTTCAATCATGGGAGAATCAGAAATCGTTGATACAGGAAGAGCTAATGACTGAAAAAAACAAATTGGCACAGATATTGACGGAATCAAAGCAAGTCGAAGCACAAGCGGAGCAATTCGAG GCTAAACGGCGGCAGGCAGCAAAGAAAACTGAAGAACTTCTCTCACTGGCCAGTTCTCTAAAAAAAGAACGAGAACAAATTGAGGAGTCAGGCAGAGCCAAGGAGGAGATGATCAAATTAGAAGCGGAGGCGGAACTGCAAAGATACAAAGATGACATCCAGAAACTTGAAAAAGAAGTTGCACAAATAAGGCAGAAATCCGACTCTTCAAAAATTGCTGCTCTCAAAAGAGGAATCGATGGAAGCTATGCCGGTAGCTGGAAGGACATGAAAAAGGGTTCAACTTTTGATGAACCCCAGAACGCATCTATTTCAGAACTGGTCCAAAAGTTAAATAGCTTCTCTATGACAGGAGGAGGTGTGAAACGGGAAAGAGAGTGCGTGATGTGCCTTTCGGAGGAGATGTCTGTCGTATTCCTTCCATGTGCTCATCAGGTTGTTTGCACAAAATGCAATGAGCTCCATGAAAAACAAGGTATGCAGGATTGTCCTTCATGTAGGAGCCCCATCCAGGAGCGGATTTCTGTGCGTTATATGCGTACATAA